The following are encoded together in the Roseivirga misakiensis genome:
- a CDS encoding amidohydrolase: MQKEDLKLTLIQSDIYWRQPEANLAMFEEKVWEIEGQTDVIVLPEMFQTGFTMEHEGVSEPMNLSTFKWMKQMAAQTGAVVTGSYIVREKGEVYNRLIWMQPDGQFKSYDKRHLFRMANEHDYFAEGSDRLIVEWKGWKICPLICYDLRFPVWSRNVNLEYDLLLYVANWPAVRVSAWDALLKARAIENVSYAVGLNRVGADGNEIDYNGHSAAYSYKGETLAFSDQEEILSISLSKTDLNAFRQKFPAQLDADSFTLNT; encoded by the coding sequence GTGCAAAAAGAAGATTTAAAACTTACTCTTATTCAATCCGATATCTATTGGCGACAGCCAGAAGCAAATTTGGCGATGTTCGAGGAGAAGGTATGGGAGATAGAAGGGCAAACTGATGTTATCGTTTTACCTGAAATGTTTCAAACGGGTTTTACCATGGAACACGAAGGGGTAAGCGAACCCATGAACCTCTCTACTTTTAAGTGGATGAAGCAAATGGCTGCTCAAACAGGGGCGGTGGTTACGGGGTCTTATATTGTACGTGAAAAAGGGGAGGTTTATAACCGCTTAATCTGGATGCAACCGGATGGGCAATTTAAGTCTTACGACAAGAGACATTTATTCCGAATGGCGAATGAGCACGACTATTTTGCCGAAGGATCAGATCGATTGATTGTAGAGTGGAAGGGTTGGAAAATTTGCCCTCTGATTTGTTATGACCTTCGATTTCCTGTTTGGTCTAGGAATGTAAATCTGGAATATGACCTCTTGCTCTACGTTGCCAATTGGCCAGCAGTACGCGTTTCGGCTTGGGATGCACTGTTAAAGGCGCGTGCCATAGAAAATGTCAGCTATGCTGTAGGATTGAATAGGGTAGGTGCCGATGGAAATGAAATCGACTATAATGGCCACTCGGCTGCTTATTCTTACAAGGGAGAAACACTTGCTTTTTCTGATCAGGAAGAGATTTTATCGATCAGTTTGAGCAAAACAGATTTGAATGCATTCCGCCAGAAATTTCCAGCCCAACTAGACGCTGACTCGTTTACATTGAATACTTAA
- a CDS encoding methionine aminotransferase, producing the protein MQINSKLPNVGTTIFSIMSKMANDHGAINLAQGFPDFPVSPQLIDRVHHYMKQGFNQYAPMPGVPVLRKAIADKTERCYGWRPNEDQEITVTCGAIEAINSTISALIHAGDEVIIMDPAYDAYEPIINLQGAKAIGVPLRKTDYSIDWQAVESKITDRTKMIMINSPHNPSGAIISADDLRNLEMLTSGTDIFILSDEVYEHILFDGDLHQSVLRSEELRNRSIVTSSFGKTFHATGWRMGYLVAPTGIMAEVRKVHQYNTFTIHTATQYAIADYLADASNYESVAPMYQQKRDFFLNKMASSKFKPIPAKGTYFQLMDFSAISDTGDVEFSEWMTKEIGVATIPMSVFYQDKQDNKVLRFCFAKDEETLAAAAEKLCAL; encoded by the coding sequence ATGCAAATCAACTCCAAGTTGCCGAACGTTGGCACCACAATCTTTTCGATTATGTCGAAAATGGCCAATGACCACGGCGCTATAAATTTAGCCCAGGGTTTTCCAGATTTTCCGGTTTCTCCTCAGCTCATTGATCGTGTACATCACTATATGAAGCAAGGTTTTAATCAATATGCGCCTATGCCCGGTGTACCCGTGCTTAGAAAGGCCATTGCGGATAAGACTGAAAGGTGTTACGGTTGGCGACCAAACGAAGACCAAGAAATTACGGTGACTTGTGGCGCTATAGAAGCCATCAACAGCACCATTAGCGCATTGATTCATGCAGGGGATGAAGTTATCATTATGGACCCAGCCTATGATGCGTATGAGCCCATTATCAATTTACAAGGTGCTAAAGCGATCGGAGTGCCGTTAAGAAAAACTGATTACAGCATAGATTGGCAGGCGGTTGAATCTAAGATTACAGATCGAACTAAGATGATCATGATTAATTCACCACATAACCCGAGTGGTGCAATTATTTCAGCAGATGATTTAAGAAATCTAGAAATGTTGACTTCTGGTACGGATATATTTATTCTGTCGGATGAAGTCTACGAGCATATTCTTTTTGATGGCGATTTGCACCAGTCGGTTTTGCGTTCTGAAGAATTGAGGAATAGAAGTATTGTAACCTCATCTTTCGGGAAAACATTTCATGCGACGGGTTGGCGTATGGGCTATTTAGTGGCTCCAACGGGAATTATGGCCGAGGTTAGAAAAGTACATCAATACAACACTTTTACCATTCATACGGCCACCCAATATGCCATTGCTGATTATTTAGCAGATGCTTCCAATTATGAATCTGTAGCACCGATGTATCAGCAAAAAAGAGACTTCTTTCTGAACAAGATGGCGAGCTCTAAATTCAAACCTATTCCGGCCAAAGGGACTTACTTTCAGTTGATGGATTTTAGTGCCATAAGTGATACGGGAGATGTTGAGTTTTCAGAATGGATGACAAAGGAAATTGGTGTTGCAACTATTCCAATGTCGGTATTTTATCAAGACAAACAGGATAATAAAGTACTACGTTTCTGTTTTGCAAAAGACGAAGAGACATTAGCTGCAGCTGCTGAAAAACTTTGCGCGTTATAA
- a CDS encoding S9 family peptidase encodes MKAKLLSIICLFACFTAFGQKKILDHPDFEIWNTIQGQRISRNGELILYSLEKGEADNHFKLKDSKGALVFSHERSENGRFDFNSDYVFFTIKPWQSDVRELKRQKTKKSDMPTDTLAIYSVKDKRLVKIPHVRGYKTPAKWGGYLAYQLTDDAVKVNGKEKKASAKNGYHVVLRNLKTGKQDTLKYVTDYKFANEGEKLAFVTTGLATVQSPGVYIQELNTAEPKAIFTADKGKYAQMTISNSGERLAFVADLDTTKALVRPNALYSWKEGMDRAEKVVDQVSAPQGYRVSSDGNISYSKDESKLFFGLATPPVLQDTSLIDEEIVNVEVWTYDEPRLYTVQELQVANDKRKSYLTAIHLDKKNKLVQLATKEYPSASFGNEGNANLVLVNTSLPYQLQSQWQGGTYRDYALVNVSTGETKMAMKEIRGGVIFSPSAKYAFGYSSADSTWFTYNVATGKRQNLTLGKIFYNELNDSPNFPSSYGSAGWTKDDERFLVYDRYDIWSFNPENGQGERLTKGRESGTAYRYVRLDNEARFIDPKGKWLLTTFNDANKHSGYYTYNARNGRGNQLLTGPFNYGRPVKAQDDDHVMFTKQSFEVFPDIHYADLTFESPTQISNANPQQSEYNWGTAELVHWMSLDGDQLSGMLIKPENFDPNKKYPMIVNFYEKSSNGLFSHRPPAAGRSTISYSFYTSRGYVIFNPDVNYRIGYPGESALNSVIPGVTSLVEKGFIDKDNIGVQGHSWGGYQIAYLVTKTDIFKAAEAGAPVPNMISAYGGIRWWTGLSRQFQYEHTQSRIGGTPWEYPARFIENSPIFNMDKVNTPLLIMHNDADGHVPWYQGIEMFTALRRLGKPSWFLNYNGEPHWPLKRQNRLDFNIRMAQFFDYYLKGAPKPVWMERGVPALEKGINQGLELMDKR; translated from the coding sequence ATGAAAGCCAAATTACTATCCATCATTTGTCTATTTGCTTGTTTTACCGCATTTGGGCAGAAAAAAATACTTGACCATCCTGATTTCGAAATATGGAATACCATCCAAGGTCAGCGAATTTCTAGAAACGGAGAGCTTATACTTTATTCCTTAGAGAAAGGAGAGGCGGATAATCACTTTAAGTTAAAGGATAGTAAAGGAGCGTTAGTTTTTTCTCACGAAAGAAGTGAAAATGGTCGCTTCGATTTTAATTCTGATTACGTGTTTTTCACTATCAAACCATGGCAATCCGATGTGCGAGAATTAAAACGTCAAAAAACCAAGAAAAGCGATATGCCGACCGATACGCTGGCTATATATAGCGTAAAAGACAAGCGTCTTGTGAAAATACCCCACGTTAGAGGGTATAAAACACCAGCGAAATGGGGAGGTTATTTGGCTTATCAACTAACTGATGATGCCGTAAAGGTAAATGGTAAAGAGAAAAAGGCTAGCGCAAAAAATGGCTATCATGTGGTGCTTAGAAACTTAAAGACGGGCAAACAAGATACATTAAAGTATGTGACTGATTATAAGTTCGCTAATGAGGGCGAAAAGCTAGCATTTGTTACCACTGGACTAGCGACGGTTCAATCACCAGGAGTTTATATCCAAGAATTAAATACTGCCGAACCAAAAGCAATCTTTACGGCTGATAAGGGTAAGTATGCTCAGATGACCATCAGCAATTCAGGCGAAAGACTGGCATTTGTGGCTGATTTGGATACCACAAAAGCCTTAGTGAGGCCTAATGCACTCTACAGTTGGAAAGAAGGTATGGATCGGGCCGAAAAGGTGGTTGATCAAGTTTCTGCTCCGCAAGGATATCGTGTTTCATCGGATGGAAATATTAGCTATTCTAAGGATGAGTCAAAGCTGTTTTTTGGTCTAGCTACACCGCCTGTTCTTCAAGATACCTCCCTTATCGATGAGGAAATCGTTAATGTAGAAGTTTGGACTTATGACGAGCCTAGACTTTATACCGTACAAGAGCTACAAGTAGCTAACGACAAGCGGAAGTCTTATTTGACAGCTATTCATTTAGACAAAAAGAATAAACTGGTCCAATTAGCTACCAAGGAATACCCAAGTGCCAGTTTTGGTAATGAAGGAAATGCCAATTTGGTCTTAGTAAATACGTCTTTGCCCTACCAATTACAGAGCCAGTGGCAGGGCGGTACATATAGAGATTATGCCTTGGTAAACGTGTCGACTGGTGAGACTAAAATGGCCATGAAAGAGATTAGAGGAGGCGTTATTTTCAGTCCGTCGGCTAAGTATGCATTTGGCTATAGCTCGGCCGATAGCACATGGTTTACTTACAATGTGGCCACAGGAAAAAGACAAAACTTAACCTTAGGTAAAATCTTTTACAATGAATTGAATGATTCACCAAACTTTCCAAGTTCATATGGTTCAGCAGGTTGGACAAAAGACGATGAACGCTTCTTGGTTTACGATCGGTACGACATCTGGTCTTTCAATCCAGAAAATGGACAAGGCGAACGATTGACTAAAGGTAGGGAGTCAGGAACAGCTTACCGCTATGTACGTTTAGACAACGAAGCTCGATTTATTGACCCTAAAGGTAAATGGTTGTTGACTACTTTCAACGACGCGAATAAACATAGTGGCTATTATACTTATAACGCTAGAAATGGGCGTGGAAATCAATTGTTAACAGGCCCTTTTAATTACGGAAGACCTGTCAAAGCTCAAGATGATGATCATGTGATGTTTACGAAGCAGTCTTTCGAGGTATTTCCAGACATCCATTATGCCGACCTCACTTTTGAATCGCCAACCCAAATTTCAAATGCCAATCCTCAGCAGAGCGAGTATAATTGGGGTACCGCTGAATTGGTGCATTGGATGTCTCTAGACGGTGATCAGCTATCTGGTATGCTGATTAAGCCAGAAAATTTCGATCCGAATAAGAAATACCCAATGATTGTGAATTTCTATGAGAAAAGCTCTAATGGACTGTTTTCGCACCGCCCACCAGCTGCTGGTAGATCTACGATTAGTTACAGTTTTTATACCAGTAGAGGATATGTCATTTTCAATCCAGACGTAAACTACCGTATTGGTTATCCGGGAGAGAGTGCACTGAATAGTGTGATTCCAGGGGTTACTTCTCTAGTAGAAAAAGGGTTTATTGATAAGGATAATATTGGTGTACAAGGTCATAGCTGGGGTGGCTATCAGATTGCTTATTTAGTGACGAAAACTGACATCTTTAAAGCGGCAGAGGCTGGGGCGCCGGTGCCAAATATGATTAGTGCCTATGGCGGAATCCGTTGGTGGACAGGGCTTAGTCGTCAGTTTCAGTATGAGCACACGCAGAGTAGAATTGGTGGTACACCTTGGGAATATCCCGCCCGTTTTATAGAGAATTCTCCAATCTTCAATATGGATAAGGTGAATACGCCTTTGCTAATTATGCATAACGATGCTGACGGTCATGTGCCGTGGTACCAAGGGATAGAAATGTTCACGGCCTTGCGAAGATTAGGCAAACCTTCTTGGTTCCTGAACTATAATGGGGAGCCTCACTGGCCACTAAAAAGACAAAATCGATTAGATTTTAATATCAGAATGGCGCAGTTCTTTGATTACTATTTAAAAGGTGCGCCAAAACCAGTTTGGATGGAAAGAGGAGTGCCTGCCCTAGAAAAGGGAATTAATCAGGGATTGGAACTGATGGATAAAAGATAA